A region of bacterium DNA encodes the following proteins:
- a CDS encoding ABC transporter ATP-binding protein translates to MLRLIRQFIPYLRGVRLHLALGLLMMVVASLLAGVNISLIYPFFEGVFGGAATDPPTERLMDLAPSIKLLGRDLWQAGQADSGLRDLAGRALDDFMARHARHTVLLLLCGTVLALAVLKFIALYLYRVFFVQVEQTMIRRLRDHLFTHLQGLSLDVVQRFRQGELISRLINDVMVVRSLTITKVADLLSNLLQCLVYLGLALFVEWRLTLVSVLVLAPAVAGFQAIGRKLRTYSRRAQEHMSRVSESLSENLQGFRVVQAFFAREREIQRFQLATASYFRRTRKLEWVAGLSTPFGEFASVVVAVFMLWYGGLQALSGDGLSGSAFLTFLAALLAMLHPLKIVARTWNDLQRGTGAGDRIMEVFDLRSSLATVPNPAPVAGLREGIELRGVSLLYGEKAALQEVGLTLRRGELVALVGASGSGKTTLANLVLRLVDPTTGGIYLDGRDIRELELGSYRRLFGVVGQDTWLFQLSVAENVCYPEACPDPAVVARALALANAEGFVREMGGLDALVQEGGSNLSGGQRQRLAIARAVSRRPEVLVFDEATSALDSESEQLVQSALERSISNRTALVIAHRLSTIIRADRIVCLKDGRIEGIGRHEELLRTSEEYRKLYELQFSAQEES, encoded by the coding sequence ATGCTTCGCCTCATCCGCCAGTTCATTCCCTACCTGCGCGGGGTGCGCCTGCACCTGGCCCTGGGTCTGCTCATGATGGTGGTCGCCAGTCTCCTGGCCGGCGTCAACATCAGCCTCATCTACCCCTTTTTCGAAGGCGTGTTCGGCGGCGCCGCCACGGACCCGCCGACAGAGCGCCTGATGGACCTGGCGCCTTCCATCAAGCTCTTGGGGCGTGATCTGTGGCAGGCCGGGCAGGCCGACTCCGGGCTGCGTGATCTGGCCGGACGGGCGCTGGACGACTTCATGGCCCGCCACGCCCGCCACACCGTGCTCTTGCTGCTTTGCGGCACCGTCCTGGCGCTGGCCGTCCTCAAGTTCATCGCGCTCTACCTCTACCGCGTCTTCTTCGTGCAGGTGGAGCAGACCATGATCCGCCGCCTGCGCGACCACCTCTTCACCCACTTGCAGGGCCTCTCCCTCGACGTGGTGCAGCGCTTCCGCCAGGGGGAATTGATCAGCCGCCTCATCAACGACGTGATGGTGGTGCGCAGCCTGACCATCACCAAGGTGGCGGACCTGCTCTCCAACCTGCTGCAATGTCTGGTCTACCTCGGCCTGGCCCTCTTCGTGGAGTGGCGGCTCACCCTGGTCTCCGTCCTGGTCCTTGCTCCGGCCGTGGCGGGCTTCCAGGCCATCGGCCGCAAGCTGCGCACCTACAGCCGCCGGGCCCAGGAGCACATGTCCCGCGTGTCGGAGAGCCTGTCCGAGAACCTGCAGGGCTTCCGCGTGGTGCAGGCCTTCTTCGCCCGGGAGCGGGAGATCCAGCGCTTCCAGCTGGCCACGGCCAGCTACTTCCGCCGCACGCGCAAGCTGGAGTGGGTAGCCGGCCTCTCCACGCCCTTCGGCGAGTTCGCCTCCGTTGTCGTCGCGGTTTTCATGTTGTGGTACGGTGGCCTGCAGGCCCTGTCGGGGGACGGCCTGTCAGGCTCGGCCTTCCTCACCTTTCTGGCCGCGCTTCTGGCCATGCTGCATCCGCTCAAGATCGTCGCCCGGACCTGGAACGACCTCCAGCGCGGCACGGGCGCGGGCGACCGCATCATGGAGGTCTTCGACCTGCGCTCAAGCCTGGCCACCGTGCCAAACCCGGCCCCGGTCGCGGGCCTGCGCGAGGGGATCGAGCTGCGCGGCGTCTCCCTCCTCTATGGCGAGAAAGCGGCCTTGCAGGAGGTCGGCCTGACCCTGCGGCGGGGGGAGCTGGTGGCCCTGGTGGGCGCCTCCGGCTCCGGCAAGACGACCCTGGCCAACTTGGTGCTGCGGCTGGTGGACCCCACGACGGGGGGCATCTATCTGGACGGGCGCGACATCCGAGAGCTGGAGCTGGGCTCCTATCGCCGTCTTTTCGGCGTGGTGGGGCAGGACACCTGGCTCTTCCAGCTCAGCGTGGCCGAGAACGTCTGCTACCCGGAGGCCTGCCCCGACCCGGCCGTGGTGGCACGGGCCCTTGCCCTGGCCAATGCCGAGGGTTTCGTGCGGGAGATGGGCGGTCTCGACGCCCTGGTCCAGGAAGGCGGCAGCAACCTGTCCGGCGGACAGCGGCAGCGCCTGGCCATCGCCCGCGCCGTGTCGCGCCGGCCGGAGGTGCTCGTCTTCGACGAGGCGACCAGCGCCCTGGACTCGGAGAGCGAGCAGCTGGTGCAGTCGGCCCTCGAACGCTCCATCAGCAACCGCACGGCCCTGGTCATCGCCCACCGTCTCTCGACCATCATCCGGGCCGACCGCATCGTCTGCCTGAAGGACGGTCGCATCGAAGGCATCGGGCGGCACGAGGAGCTGCTGCGGACCAGCGAGGAATACCGCAAGCTCTACGAACTCCAGTTCAGCGCGCAGGAGGAGTCGTGA